A genomic stretch from Streptococcus oralis includes:
- the glgP gene encoding glycogen/starch/alpha-glucan family phosphorylase has protein sequence MLPLDEFVQKRYNKTIAECSNEELYLALLNYSKLASSQKPVNTGKKKVYYISAEFLIGKLLSNNLINLGLYDDVKKELAAAGKELIEIEEVELEPSLGNGGLGRLAACFIDSIATLGLNGDGVGLNYHFGLFQQVLKNNQQETIPNAWLTEQNWLVRSSRSYQVPFAHFTLTSTLYDIDVPGYKTATKNRLRLFDLDSVDSSIIEDGINFDKTDIARNLTLFLYPDDSDKQGELLRIFQQYFMVSNGAQLIIDEAIEKGSNLHDLADYAVVQINDTHPSMVIPELIRLLTARGIELDEAISIVRSMTAYTNHTILAEALEKWPLEFLQEVVPHLVPIIEELDRRVKAEYKDPAVQIIDESERVHMAHMDIHYGYSVNGVAALHTEILKNSELKAFYDIYPEKFNNKTNGITFRRWLMHANPSLSHYLDEILGHGWHHEADELEKLLSYEDKAAVKEKLESIKAHNKRKLARHLKEHQGVEINTNSIFDIQIKRLHEYKRQQMNALYVIHKYLDIKAGNIPARPITVFFGGKAAPAYTIAQDIIHLILCLSEVIANDPAVAPHLQVVMVENYNVTAASFLIPACDISEQISLASKEASGTGNMKFMLNGALTLGTMDGANVEIAELVGDENIYIFGEDSETVIDLYAKAAYKSSEFYAREAIKPLVDFIVSDAVLAVGKKERLERLYNELINKDWFMTLLDLEDYIKVKEQMLADYEDRDAWLDKVIVNIAKAGFFSSDRTIAQYNEDIWHLN, from the coding sequence ATGTTACCATTAGACGAATTTGTACAAAAGCGTTACAATAAAACCATTGCAGAATGTAGCAATGAAGAGCTTTACCTTGCTCTTCTTAACTACAGCAAACTTGCTAGCAGCCAAAAACCAGTGAACACTGGTAAGAAAAAAGTTTACTATATCTCAGCTGAGTTCTTGATTGGTAAACTCTTGTCAAACAACTTGATTAACCTTGGCCTTTACGACGATGTGAAAAAAGAACTTGCAGCTGCAGGTAAAGAGTTGATCGAAATCGAAGAAGTAGAATTGGAACCATCACTTGGTAACGGTGGTTTGGGACGTTTGGCAGCCTGCTTTATCGACTCAATCGCTACACTTGGTTTGAATGGTGATGGTGTTGGTTTGAACTACCACTTCGGTCTTTTCCAACAAGTTCTTAAAAATAACCAACAAGAAACAATTCCTAATGCTTGGTTGACAGAGCAAAACTGGTTGGTACGCTCAAGCCGTAGCTACCAAGTGCCATTTGCACACTTCACATTGACATCTACTCTTTACGATATCGATGTACCTGGCTACAAGACAGCTACTAAAAACCGCTTGCGTTTGTTTGACTTGGATTCAGTTGATTCTTCTATCATCGAAGATGGTATCAACTTTGACAAGACAGATATCGCTCGCAACTTGACTCTCTTCCTTTACCCAGACGATAGCGACAAGCAAGGTGAATTGCTCCGTATCTTCCAACAATACTTCATGGTTTCAAACGGTGCACAATTGATCATCGACGAAGCAATCGAAAAAGGAAGCAACTTGCATGACCTTGCGGACTATGCAGTTGTACAAATCAATGATACTCACCCATCAATGGTGATTCCTGAATTGATCCGTCTTTTGACTGCGCGTGGTATCGAACTTGATGAAGCAATCTCTATCGTTCGTAGCATGACTGCCTACACTAACCACACAATCCTTGCTGAAGCCCTTGAAAAATGGCCTCTTGAATTCTTGCAAGAAGTGGTTCCTCACTTGGTACCAATCATCGAAGAATTGGACCGTCGTGTGAAGGCAGAATACAAAGACCCAGCTGTTCAAATCATCGATGAGAGCGAACGTGTTCACATGGCTCACATGGATATCCACTACGGATACAGCGTAAACGGGGTTGCAGCTCTTCACACTGAAATCTTGAAGAACTCAGAGTTGAAAGCTTTCTACGACATCTACCCAGAAAAATTCAACAACAAAACAAACGGTATCACATTCCGTCGTTGGCTCATGCATGCTAACCCAAGCTTGTCTCACTACTTGGATGAGATTCTTGGACATGGTTGGCACCATGAAGCAGATGAACTTGAAAAACTCTTGTCATACGAAGACAAGGCTGCTGTCAAAGAAAAATTGGAAAGCATCAAAGCTCACAACAAACGTAAATTGGCTCGTCACTTGAAAGAGCACCAAGGTGTGGAAATCAATACAAACTCTATCTTTGATATCCAAATCAAACGTCTTCACGAGTACAAACGCCAACAAATGAACGCTTTGTATGTCATCCACAAATACCTTGATATCAAGGCTGGTAACATCCCTGCTCGTCCAATTACAGTCTTCTTTGGTGGTAAAGCAGCTCCTGCCTACACAATCGCTCAAGACATCATTCACTTGATCCTTTGCTTGTCAGAAGTGATTGCTAACGATCCAGCAGTAGCTCCACACTTGCAAGTTGTAATGGTTGAAAACTACAACGTTACTGCAGCAAGCTTCTTGATCCCAGCATGTGACATCTCAGAACAAATCTCACTTGCTTCTAAAGAAGCTTCAGGTACTGGTAACATGAAATTCATGTTGAACGGAGCTTTGACTCTTGGTACTATGGACGGAGCTAACGTGGAAATCGCTGAATTGGTTGGCGACGAAAACATCTACATCTTCGGTGAAGATTCAGAAACTGTTATCGACCTTTACGCAAAAGCAGCATACAAATCAAGCGAATTCTATGCTCGTGAAGCTATCAAACCGTTGGTTGACTTCATCGTGAGCGATGCTGTTCTTGCAGTAGGTAAGAAAGAGCGCTTGGAACGTCTTTACAACGAATTGATCAACAAAGACTGGTTCATGACTCTCCTAGACTTGGAAGACTACATCAAAGTCAAAGAGCAAATGCTTGCTGACTACGAAGACCGTGACGCATGGTTGGACAAAGTCATCGTCAACATTGCCAAAGCAGGATTCTTCTCATCTGACCGTACAATCGCTCAGTACAACGAAGATATCTGGCACTTGAACTAA
- the malQ gene encoding 4-alpha-glucanotransferase produces the protein MKKRQSGVLMHISSLPGAYGIGSFGQTAYDFVDFLVRTKQRYWQILPLGTTSYGDSPYQSFSAFAGNTHFIDLDILVEQGLLEASDLKGVDFGSDASEVDYAKIYYARRPLLEKAVKRFLEVGDVKDFEKFAQDNQSWLELFAEYMAIKEHFDNLAWTEWPDADARARKASALESYREKLADKLVYHRVTQYFFFQQWLKLKAYANDNHIEIVGDMPIYVAEDSSDMWANPHLFKTDATGKATCIAGCPPDEFSATGQLWGNPIYDWEAMDKDGYKWWIERLRESFKIYDIVRIDHFRGFESYWEIPAGSDTAAPGKWVKGPGYKLFAAVKEELGELNIIAEDLGFMTDEVIELRERTGFPGMKILQFAFNPEDESIDSPHLAPANSVMYTGTHDNNTVLGWYRNEIDDPTREYMARYTNRKEYETVPHAMLRTVFSSVSFMAIATMQDLLELDESARMNFPSTLGGNWSWRMTADQLTPAVEETLLDLTTIYRRINKNLVELKK, from the coding sequence ATGAAAAAACGTCAAAGTGGTGTGTTGATGCACATCTCTTCTCTGCCAGGAGCTTATGGGATTGGATCATTTGGTCAGACTGCCTATGATTTCGTCGATTTCTTGGTTCGTACGAAGCAACGTTACTGGCAAATCCTCCCTCTTGGGACAACAAGCTATGGAGATTCTCCATACCAATCATTCTCAGCCTTTGCTGGAAATACGCATTTTATCGACCTTGATATCTTGGTAGAGCAAGGCTTGCTCGAAGCCAGTGATCTTAAAGGTGTTGACTTTGGTAGCGATGCATCTGAAGTTGACTATGCGAAGATTTATTACGCACGTCGTCCACTTTTAGAAAAAGCCGTTAAACGCTTCTTGGAAGTGGGTGATGTCAAAGATTTTGAGAAGTTTGCTCAAGACAACCAATCATGGCTCGAACTCTTCGCAGAATATATGGCTATCAAAGAGCATTTTGACAATCTTGCTTGGACAGAATGGCCAGATGCAGACGCTCGTGCCCGTAAAGCTTCAGCACTTGAAAGCTACCGTGAGAAATTGGCAGACAAGTTGGTTTACCACCGTGTGACTCAATACTTCTTCTTCCAACAATGGTTGAAATTGAAAGCCTACGCTAACGACAACCACATTGAAATCGTTGGAGACATGCCAATTTACGTCGCAGAAGATTCAAGCGACATGTGGGCAAATCCACATCTCTTCAAGACAGATGCCACTGGTAAAGCAACTTGCATCGCAGGATGCCCACCAGATGAGTTTTCTGCCACTGGTCAGCTTTGGGGGAACCCAATCTATGACTGGGAAGCAATGGACAAAGACGGTTACAAATGGTGGATTGAACGCTTGCGCGAAAGCTTCAAAATCTATGATATCGTTCGTATCGACCACTTCCGTGGTTTCGAATCTTACTGGGAAATTCCTGCTGGTTCCGATACAGCAGCACCTGGTAAATGGGTGAAAGGTCCAGGCTACAAGCTTTTCGCAGCTGTTAAGGAAGAACTTGGTGAGCTAAACATCATCGCAGAAGACCTTGGTTTCATGACAGATGAAGTCATCGAGTTGCGTGAACGTACTGGCTTCCCAGGAATGAAGATTCTTCAATTTGCCTTCAACCCAGAAGACGAAAGTATCGATAGCCCACACTTGGCACCTGCCAACTCTGTTATGTACACAGGAACACACGATAACAATACAGTCCTTGGTTGGTACCGTAATGAGATCGACGATCCAACTCGTGAATACATGGCTCGTTACACGAACCGTAAAGAGTACGAAACAGTGCCACACGCAATGCTTCGCACAGTCTTTTCATCTGTTAGCTTCATGGCTATTGCAACCATGCAAGACTTGCTAGAACTAGATGAGTCAGCTCGTATGAACTTCCCATCTACTCTTGGCGGAAACTGGTCATGGCGTATGACAGCAGATCAATTGACACCAGCTGTTGAAGAAACTTTGCTTGACTTGACTACAATTTATCGCCGAATCAATAAAAATTTGGTAGAATTAAAGAAATAA